Proteins encoded within one genomic window of Gadus macrocephalus chromosome 16, ASM3116895v1:
- the LOC132475337 gene encoding basement membrane-specific heparan sulfate proteoglycan core protein-like isoform X1, producing MNLRTAARGFVAFLLSVPALQGNPYWAVTYPSSNICALRGSTVEIRSNYKYPKGHAVEKKLWFTNIHNEPVDLKDDTDYTGRVQYSCVEHSCLRRYSTCTETCTLRIKDVTQSDSAEYKFRITTNKEGGAYSGVPGVKLSVTDLQVKVIIPPSSPNRVQLECHSMCHRTGYVTYIWYRDGTQQQHRRIDWFNINSEYRSSCAVQGSELLPSPSVYAPETPSVGWTPPGVIKEGSSVNLTCTSEANPVAIYTWSKVPTGHPPGHSVQGQQLSFHPIQSSDSGQYLCKAKNDLGTKTSSSFSIDVKCG from the exons ATGAATCTTAGAACAGCTGCAAGAGGCTTTGTAGCTTTCCTTCTGTCAGTACCAG CATTACAGGGCAACCCTTACTGGGCAGTTACTTACCCATCTAGTAATATCTGCGCTTTGAGAGGATCAACAGTTGAAATCCGCAGCAATTATAAATACCCTAAAGGACATGCAGTGGAGAAAAAACTCTGGTTTACTAATATACACAATGAGCCAGTTGATCTGAAAGATGATACAGACTATACAGGTCGTGTTCAATACAGCTGTGTTGAGCACAGCTGTCTCAGGCGTTACAGCACCTGTACTGAGACTTGTACACTGAGAATCAAAGACGTGACACAGAGTGACTCTGCTGAATACAAGTTTAGGATTACAACAAACAAAGAAGGCGGGGCATATAGTGGTGTCCCTGGAGTGAAGTTATCTGTGACGG ATCTCCAGGTGAAAGTGATCATTCCTCCTTCCAGTCCTAACAGGGTACAGCTGGAATGTCACAGTATGTGTCATCGTACTGGTTATGTTACATACATCTGGTACAGGGATGGaactcaacaacaacacagaaggATCGACTGGTTCAACATTAACTCTGAATACAGGTCTTCATGTGCTGTTCAAGGATCCGAacttctcccctctccatcagtgt ACGCTCCAGAGACCCCCTCAGTGGGATGGACTCCCCCTGGTGTAATAaaggagggcagttcagtgaATCTGACCTGCACCAGCGAGGCCAACCCAGTAGCAATTTACACCTGGTCCAAGGTTCCTACAGGTCATCCCCCCGGACACAGTGTCCAAGGACAACAGCTTTCCTTTCATCCCATCCAGTCTTCAGACTCTGGACAATATCTCTGCAAAGCTAAGAATGACCTAGGGACAAAAACTTCGTCCTCATTCTCTATTGATGTGAAATGTGGGTAA